One region of Microbacterium rhizosphaerae genomic DNA includes:
- a CDS encoding F0F1 ATP synthase subunit gamma, which translates to MGAQLRVYKQKIASAQTTKKITKAMELIAASRIQKAQARVRASSPYARAVTRAVSAVATRSNASHPLTTAREKVTRSAVVIFSSDRGLAGAFNSQIIRAGLELAELLRSEGKEPVYYLIGRKSVGYFQFRRLSSEAEWVGDTDTPHFETAVEIAQTLVDAFNRGGDSGGVDEIHLVYNRFVSMMTQTPENVRLLPLEVVDAPEDSTTVFPEYDFEPEASLVLDALLPVYIQSRIFNALLQSSAAKHAATQKAMKSASDNADKLITDYTRLRNNARQAEITQQIAEIVGGADALASGN; encoded by the coding sequence ATGGGCGCACAACTCCGGGTCTACAAGCAGAAGATCGCTTCTGCCCAGACGACCAAGAAGATCACGAAGGCGATGGAGCTCATCGCGGCTTCGCGCATCCAGAAGGCGCAGGCGCGCGTGCGCGCGTCCTCGCCGTATGCGCGCGCGGTGACTCGTGCGGTCTCGGCGGTCGCGACGCGCTCGAACGCGTCGCACCCGCTGACCACCGCGCGTGAGAAGGTGACGCGGTCCGCCGTCGTCATCTTCTCCTCCGACCGAGGCCTTGCGGGCGCCTTCAACTCGCAGATCATCCGCGCCGGCCTGGAGCTCGCCGAGCTGCTGCGCTCGGAAGGCAAGGAACCGGTCTACTACCTCATCGGACGCAAGTCGGTCGGCTATTTCCAGTTCCGCCGCCTGTCGAGTGAGGCGGAGTGGGTCGGCGACACCGACACACCGCACTTCGAGACCGCCGTCGAGATCGCGCAGACGCTGGTCGACGCGTTCAACCGCGGCGGCGACAGCGGGGGAGTGGATGAGATCCACCTCGTCTACAACCGCTTCGTCAGCATGATGACGCAGACGCCCGAGAACGTGCGGCTCCTTCCGCTCGAGGTCGTCGACGCTCCGGAGGACAGCACCACGGTGTTCCCGGAGTACGACTTCGAGCCCGAGGCGAGCCTCGTCCTCGACGCGCTGCTGCCGGTCTACATCCAGAGCCGCATCTTCAATGCGCTCCTGCAGTCGTCGGCGGCGAAGCACGCCGCGACGCAGAAGGCGATGAAGTCCGCCAGCGACAACGCCGACAAGCTCATCACCGACTACACC
- the atpA gene encoding F0F1 ATP synthase subunit alpha, with protein sequence MAELSISSDVIRDALKDFVAAYEPTGAVATEVGTVVDTADGIAHVEGLPGAMANELVTFADGTKGLALNLDEHEIGVVVLGEFAGIEAGQQVTRTGEVLSVPVGDGYLGRVVDPLGNPIDGLGPVASEGVRALELQAPGVMQRKSVHEPLQTGIKAIDAMIPVGRGQRQLIIGDRQTGKTAIAIDTIINQKANWESGDESKQVRCIYVAIGQKGSTIASVKGALEDAGAMAYTTIVAAPASDPAGFKYLAPYTGSAIGQHWMYGGKHVLIIFDDLSKQAEAYRAVSLLLRRPPGREAYPGDVFYLHSRLLERCAKLSDELGAGSMTGLPIIETKANDVSAYIPTNVISITDGQIFLQSDLFNANQRPAVDVGISVSRVGGDAQVKSIKSVSGTLKLELAQYRSLEAFAMFASDLDAASRRQLARGARLTELLKQPQYSPYPVEEQVVSIWAGTNGKLDSVPVEDVLQFESELLEHLRLNTNVLDTLRETNVLDDATKAELNTQTDVFLEEFLGKGRAIDQPGHEEFQPTGAGDVVQERVVKGRRG encoded by the coding sequence ATGGCAGAACTCTCCATCAGCTCCGACGTCATCCGTGACGCGCTGAAGGACTTCGTGGCCGCATACGAGCCCACCGGCGCCGTTGCGACCGAGGTCGGCACGGTCGTCGACACGGCCGACGGCATCGCCCACGTCGAGGGACTCCCCGGCGCCATGGCGAACGAGCTCGTGACATTCGCGGACGGCACGAAGGGCCTGGCCCTGAACCTCGACGAGCACGAGATCGGTGTCGTCGTCCTCGGCGAATTCGCCGGCATCGAGGCCGGCCAGCAGGTCACGCGCACCGGCGAGGTGCTCTCGGTCCCGGTCGGCGACGGCTACCTCGGTCGCGTGGTCGACCCGCTGGGCAACCCGATCGACGGCCTCGGCCCCGTGGCATCGGAGGGCGTGCGCGCCCTCGAGCTCCAGGCACCCGGCGTCATGCAGCGCAAGAGCGTGCACGAGCCGCTCCAGACGGGCATCAAGGCGATCGACGCCATGATCCCGGTCGGTCGCGGCCAGCGTCAGCTCATCATCGGCGACCGCCAGACCGGCAAGACCGCGATCGCGATCGACACGATCATCAACCAGAAGGCCAACTGGGAGTCCGGCGACGAGAGCAAGCAGGTCCGCTGCATCTACGTCGCGATCGGCCAGAAGGGCTCGACGATCGCCTCCGTCAAGGGCGCCCTCGAGGACGCCGGTGCGATGGCGTACACCACCATCGTCGCCGCCCCCGCATCCGACCCGGCCGGCTTCAAGTACCTGGCCCCCTACACCGGCTCGGCCATCGGTCAGCACTGGATGTACGGCGGCAAGCACGTCCTGATCATCTTCGACGACCTGTCGAAGCAGGCCGAGGCCTACCGCGCCGTGTCGCTCCTCCTGCGCCGCCCGCCGGGGCGCGAGGCCTACCCGGGTGACGTCTTCTACCTGCACTCGCGTCTGCTCGAGCGCTGCGCGAAGCTGTCCGACGAGCTCGGCGCCGGATCGATGACGGGTCTTCCGATCATCGAGACGAAGGCCAACGACGTGTCGGCCTACATCCCGACGAACGTCATCTCGATCACGGACGGCCAGATCTTCCTGCAGTCCGACCTGTTCAACGCGAACCAGCGCCCCGCCGTGGATGTCGGCATCTCGGTGTCCCGCGTCGGCGGTGACGCCCAGGTCAAGTCGATCAAGTCGGTCTCCGGAACGCTCAAGCTCGAGCTCGCCCAGTACCGCTCGCTCGAGGCGTTCGCGATGTTCGCGAGCGACCTGGATGCGGCGTCCCGTCGCCAGCTGGCGCGCGGCGCGCGTCTGACCGAGCTGCTCAAGCAGCCGCAGTACTCGCCGTACCCGGTGGAGGAGCAGGTCGTCTCGATCTGGGCCGGCACCAACGGCAAGCTGGACTCGGTCCCGGTCGAGGACGTGCTGCAGTTCGAGAGCGAGCTGCTCGAGCACCTCCGCCTGAACACGAACGTGCTCGACACGCTCCGCGAGACGAACGTGCTCGACGATGCGACAAAGGCGGAGCTGAACACGCAGACGGATGTGTTCCTCGAGGAGTTCCTCGGCAAGGGTCGTGCGATCGACCAGCCGGGTCACGAGGAGTTCCAGCCGACCGGCGCCGGCGACGTCGTGCAGGAGCGGGTCGTCAAGGGCCGCCGGGGCTGA